The following are encoded in a window of Nocardia sp. BMG111209 genomic DNA:
- a CDS encoding MbtH family protein: MSTNPFDDEDGRFFVLVNDEEQHSLWPAFAEVPAGWRVVFGEDSRAACVEYVEKNWTDMRPKSLRDAMAADDAARQAAQS; the protein is encoded by the coding sequence ATGAGCACCAACCCCTTCGACGACGAGGACGGCCGCTTCTTCGTTCTGGTCAACGACGAAGAGCAGCACTCGCTGTGGCCCGCCTTCGCCGAGGTCCCGGCCGGGTGGCGAGTGGTTTTCGGCGAGGACAGCCGGGCCGCCTGCGTCGAGTATGTCGAGAAGAATTGGACCGATATGCGGCCCAAGAGCCTGCGCGACGCGATGGCGGCCGACGACGCGGCCCGCCAGGCCGCACAGTCCTGA